CCTCAGTCAGATGGAGTCATAAGAATGGGCATCCTagtctctctgacttacttcgaGAATTTTTtcagcaggatagaaagcccagagataaacccacacacatacggtcaccttatttttgataaaggaggcaagaatatacaacggaaaaaagacagcctcttcagtaagtggtgctggggaaactggacaggtacatgtaaaagtatgaaattagaacactccctaacaccatatacaaaaataaactcaaaatagattaaagacctaaatgtaaggccagacactataaaactcttagaggaaaacataggcagaacactctatgacataaatcacagcaagatcctttttgacccacctcctagagaaatggaaataaaaacaaaaataaacaaatgggacctaatgaaacttaaaagcttttgcacagcaaaggaaaccataaacaagatgaaaagacaccctcagaatggaagaaaatatttgcaaatgaagcaactgacaaaggattaatctccaaaatttacaagcagctcatgcagctcaacatcaaaaaaacacacaacccaatcccaaaatgggcaaaagacctaaatagacatttctccaaagaagatatacagattgccaacaaacacatgagaggatgctcaacatcactaatcatcagaggaatgcaaatcaaaaccacaatgaggtaccacctcacaccagtcagaatggccatcatcaaaatacctacaaacaataaatgctggagagggtgtggagaaaagggaaccctcttgcagtgttggtgggaatgtaaattgatacagccactatggagaacagtatggagattccttaaaaaactacaaatagaactaccatacgacccagcaatgccactactgggcatataccctgagaaaaccataattcagaaagagtcatgtaccacaatgttcattgcagctctgtttacaataaccaggacatggaagcaacctaagtgtccattgacagatgaatggataaagaagatgtggcacatatatacaacggaatgttactcagcaataaaaagaaatgaaattgagttatttgtagtgagatgaatggacctagagactgtcatacagagtgaagtaagtcagaaagagaaaagcaaataccgtatgctaatgcatatatatggaatctaaaaaaaatggttctgaagaacctaggggcagagcaagaataaagatgcagacgtagagaatggacttgaggacacggggagggggaagggtaagctgggacgaagtgagagagtggcatggacatatatacactaccaagtggaaaatagatagctagtgggaagcagccgcttagcacagggagatcagcttggtgctttgtgaccacctagaggggtgggatagggagggtgggagggagatgcaagagggaggagatatggagatatatgtatatgtgtagctgattcactttgttataaagcagaaactaacacaccattgtaaagcaattacactccaataaagatgttaaatataaataaataaataaatagagatgcaaaaaataaataaaataaaatatcactgtctcttgaaaaaaacaaaaaagaatttgttCAGCAAAAAAGGAGCTACGCTCTCCACTCCTTTCATCATTAAATAGATTCGAATCCTGTCTTTGGTTTGTCATTTCTTTGTAATACAGATGAGCATCCAGCTTCTGTAGACAGCCCTGCCACTTCTTGAAATCAACAAGAATTTAGCTGGGTACAACTTCAGAGGACCATGCCTCAAAAATCAgcagatttgggcttccctggtggtgcagtggttaagaatccgcctgccaatgcaggggtcgcgggttcgagccctggcgtgggaagatcccacatactgtggagcaactaagcccatgagccacaactactgagcctgcgctctagatcccgcaagccacaactactgagcccatgtaccgcaactactgaagcccacgtgcctagagcctgtgctctgcaacaagagaagcctccgacgtgagaagcccgcgcaccgcaacaaagagtaacccccgctcacctcggctagagaaagcctgcgcacagcaacaaagacccaacgcagccaaaataaataaatacatttattttttttttaaatcagcagatttagaaaacagtctttttcttctcctctaaaTATAGTAGCCATTAACATTTACTCAGTACAGTCTTGTGTGGGCATAGTTCTAATAATTTTAACTCgtgttacttcatttaatcctaaaaaaaccccacacacaaCCCTATAAgatagctactattattatccttactttacaaatgaagataTTAACGTGCAGAAAAGTTAAATGACTCACCAAAGTCACACAGACAGTAAGTGAACCGGGATGAAAGACCCAGTCAGTCTGTCAAGAACCATGGGCTTTGTATATGCCTTTGCATTGGGCTCTATGTTTGTCCAAGGGTGGAGGAGTCAGGCACTGCACGTGTGATAGAGTAGCGTTCACCATGGGACATCCTCAGGGAGAACGTGGCACCTACTGCTGTCCACTGAGAATTTTCTATGCATGGTAGCTTCCCTACACCCCAGCTGATTGGTCAGGGGCCATTTGTCCAactctttattgctttttttctctcctggacCAAGGAGTCCTTCTCCTTGGTCTTGTGAATTTACTACATACCATTTCACATAGAATTAGTCACTCCTAACACCTTacagctttaaaaatatgtacatacctCAATTATAGCAGCTAACACACTGCATTATAATTGGCAGTTTGTATAAGTCACCCCTGCCAGGCTGGGAACTCCTCTGTGCTTTTCATATTCACATTTCTATCTATAGAGTCTGGCAGAGAGCCTGTCAAATAACTGGCACTCAATAAGGCAGCATTTAACAAGTGTGAATGTATGAGCAGGTGGACTGACAAATGAACCTCCACACTGAAGGTGAGAAATCACTCTGCAATGTTGTCCCTTAATTCATTCACCACACTTCTTTCTTGCCATTCTTCTTGGAAAAGTATTTCCCAGAAGACTGAAAGTTTAAGAAACAttgtaacaaaatactacagaagTATCTCACCTTAGAGGAAATTACTATGACGATGTCACAAACTGAAAATTTGTTCCACATTAatgcctctttttatttttaaaaaaataattttcggTATTGAGGTGGCCTTTGATTCTCTAAGATGCTGTACTTTTGATTTGGGCAGATCTTACTTATCTCCTTCAAACAAACCCCTGTTGCCTATCACCGTCACTCCCAACAAGCCCCACCCACCTTCTCCAAGGGTTTGGGCCACCTATGCGGGGATCCGAAAACATTTCCTCAGGGAGATGCATCCCTTCTGCACATCAGTGCTTGGATGATTTCATCAGTAACACCAAATAATCAGCTGCCACTACAATCTAATAATTAAGTGACCGGATTTTATTCTTAACTACTTACcgtcttcattttcctttttcttttttttttaaatatgtacagtttcaGTATTCTGTGCTCTCCTTTCTGTCTTAGCATACTATGTAAGCCAACAATTCCTGACAACTAAAACACGCCATTTTTTTCAACGTTTCCTATCACAATTGTAATTTCGAAGGCGTCAGTAAGAATTTCAATTCTACAAATTCCCTCATTCATTATGAACATAATTAtggtgaatgaacaaatgcttgtattttgttaattaattaataaacaattATGGAGGCATGAAAACATTTAATGTTATAATTCACATTTACTGGGTTTTAGAAGAATAAGAGAGATACGGCACTAGGATCTCCACAGAGATATATCTTAGCCAAACCACTAAAAAACCCCATTGGATTCAGCAAGACATATTTTATAACTTAGAAATTTTAAAGGTGGTATGTGGTGTTTTAGCAAATTTAATAATACcagttttattttccatgaaCACATTGTGTTTATAGAATAATAAATATACTAAACTTTAATTATGTGCCAAGTACTGGACTGACTGCTTGATATATATTATGTCATTTACTCAGCGTATCTGTTCTATGAATTAAGTTTAAGGCAATCATTTGGGAaaattaattcactcattcatacaACAAATTCATGTTGTTCACGAACTGCCTTTTCTGTATACTCTATGCATTCTCTCTGCTGCATGCTGGGggacaaacaaatacataaagcAGACTTCACCCTAAATGTATACAGTTACTTTctgctttgaattttttatatgtaGCCATTATGTAGGtttctatgaaaacaaaacattatgtaaatttgtatgaaaatggtgcaatcattttggaaaacattttggtgatttcttaaaaatgtaagcATACACTAAATTTATGTCCCAACAGTTTTCACGCTTGGAATTTGGTAATTCTTATCCAAGAAAAATGGCAGAATGTTTTTACAGACATTGTATTTGCATGCATATTTATAGAAGTTTCACTCATATTAACCAAAACCTGAAAACAAGTGAGATATCCACCAACAGGCGATTGgataaaatatgatatatccGTATAGCCATACGATGGAATGTTGTGcagcaataaaagggaacaaactaCTGATTCAGGCAACAAAATgggtcaatataaaaaaattatgctGATTTATGTGTGCATAAGAGTGtgtactgtataattccacttatttgAAACTCTTCAAAAGATAAATATAGTCTAGAGATAGAAAGCTGAGCAACATTTACCTGAACATAGAATTGTTTGAGGAATACAGAATTGCATGGGAAGGAACACAGGAAACATTTTAGGACGATGGAAGTTTTCTGTATCTTAATTGTGGTCATGGCTACAAAGTTATATGTATTTGCTATAACTCACAAAACtctatatttaaagtgaatttattttatgtaaattgtacctcgataaaattgattttttaaatgatatatacatatctgGGAAGCAGTGTTATGTGTCTGCATCTGTGTGTCTGACATAATAAATAAGAGCAGAGGAGGAACTGAAGGTCAAATACAAAGTTGATAGACTTAGTAagcaaaaaaaacattttattgataaaGTCTTACACAACCATTTATGTAAGGATACAAATTCGGACTTCAAATTCCTAGCAGCCAGAGTCAGCCATGTTCAGCTtacaaaatggaattttataataactaaattacagtaactttttaatattatatgaatttttaaaaaataactttagtgTTCCATAAAACATGcaataaatcaaaataatcagAAGCtcagaagttttttctttttatttatttatttatttatttttaattgaagtatagttaatttatgaGCTCAGAAGTTTTGATTAAAATTCTTATTCTTCAATCTTTTGTGTAGGTCATGACACTTTGGGGAAACTTTTGTAACTGGTGTTAACACTTCCTGAACATGCTTCACCCAACCAGATAACAAATGCTACAGACTGCAGAGGGTAAGAAGCTATGTATATATGTTTctactttctcattttaaaatatttttaggttgACTTTTACTgtacttcatttttaaatctaAGATCTTATTTTCTCCAGAAATGTGGACACTAGGGAATGGAAAAATAAGAGTATATATGGttgagaaatagaaaggaagggCACTTTTTGCCCAAAATATACAATATTACTGTACAACTTATTTACCTTTCAGGTTCTGTACCTTTTCCAATAAGCCCAAACACAACTTCATAATCCCATTtcataaagtatttttctttattgatcaACAGCCAACAGTTTTCTCTAGCTAACATTTAAATTTCAGCGAAAGTGAATTTTGACACCTTTTCTATAATGTTTGCCAAATGCTTTCTTTTACTCAAAGCTCTGTGACCAAGCTTACACCTGAACAGGGAAATTTTGAAGGATACTTAGTTCAGTATCTAGGTGACTTAGCATCAAATCCTGAGTTGACTTTGTTTACTACTTCCAGAACCCAAACCTTCTATCCCAGTTCCAGTGACCCAGTCTTCTGTGGTTTCTGTGTCAGAATCTCAACTCGATAGGCTGTACCTTACTCTGCTCTTCTAAATCTAGAAACCTGTatagttatataatttttctcaGGAACCAGAGTCTGTGCTAGTGTTCTGTTGCCAACATTTTCTGTTGTCATCTTTCCAAATCTGGGTGGGTTACCCGCACCTAGTTTACTCACCTCCCTGGCCCTCCCGCAGCCTGGACGCCCACATACCACCACTCCCTCACCTCCAGAGACCAACATTGGTTGGTGTAGCTCAGTGGTTCTTAATCATCACTGTACATACCAAAGGTTAGGCTTCGCTTCCTGACTAATTAAATAAGAATATCTGGGAAAGGGACCTAactatctatattttttaaaactccccagaCGATTCTGAAATTCAACAAGGGACGGAAAGGGAAAATTCATAATATTGatactgtctttatttaaaaagttgataTTGTATTCATCATAGACTTTTTTGCataaactttaatttaaaaaatattgcattaaaatattgaTGGTATAAATTACTGAGGTTTGGGGCACCCCCTTAAATTTTGCCCTCTCCTGACCATGGTCTGGGTCCTGCAAACCGCTGACCTAGCTGGATGCTCTACAGTATCTCTGACCCCAGTGCCACTTGACCACAGTACCATAGATATTCTCTTTCGCAGCAATCCCCCACCTGCCAAGCCAAGCTCCAGGTATGATAGTAGAGATGAAAAAGAGTGATAGATACCGAGGAGAGCAAGTCAATTGCTTTTGTCCAGAGCCCCACTCTCTTTCTCAGGTCCTAGTCCAATCTGAGGACATATACCAAAACCCAAAATACTTAGGAGGGCTAAGCtgatatgtaaatttttaaaactttctctaggtgattctgattcaTCATTGCTCCCACCTCCCACACCAGAACCGCTGAGCTAGATCATATAGTACAAGGTTATTcgaagtgtggtccacagacaagcagcgtcagcatcacctggagttTATGAGAAATGCGTATACTCAGGTCCCACCCTAGAGCTACTGAAACAGTAATTTGGGGACGGTTTTTACAAGCTCTCCTGGAGATCCAGATGCACGCTAACGTTTGAGAAATGCTGATAGCATAAATAATCATCTTTCTACTAAAGGGTTCATGACAACCAGCTGATAGCCAGCTACTACCTAGACAGCTAAGATCACCTTCAGAGACCAGGGTAGGGCTTTCCTGAATTCCTCTTATGTAGAATTCTTGTAGAATTCCTCTTGTGTAAAATCATGTCAGCCACTGTGTCTCAGGGACAGAGACTTGGCCAAGCAGATGATTTCCTGGGGTAACTAAGAAAGGGAAAGCCAGATACCAAGAGCAAGCTCTCTGGGTGGGAATGCCAAGAGTGGGAAGCAGAAGTGCTAAATCTTTCCTGAAGCTTGAGGGTCAAGTCTGAggccaggccaaaaaaaaaaaaaagagtcccagCTTGGAGTCCAAGGGCGTTCTTACAAAGGAGCCTGTTAGTGTGGTGCTCATTCTTATTGATGCTAGCCAAGTGGCACACGACTGAGAAGGCCTGGCTAAAGGGCAGAGGAAATGGAGCAAAACTGAAAGTGGGCAGTGAGAAGTTCGTGCACCATCTACATGCTGTAACCATGACTTAGCAACCTTTTTTCAAAACAGACGCCACTGAACTATTTTCAAAGGATGCATTTCTCTCTAGTCAGAATTACTCAAAAGATATAGAAGTCACAGTTGGTTAGAATTTAAGATAttattgtgagaaaaaaaaatctcaacccAAAATGTAAAGTGTAATCTAGTTgtacactatttcttttttttttttaacatctttattgggatataattgctttacaatggtgtgttagtttctgctttataacaaagtgaatcagctacacatatacatatatccccatttcccctccctcttgcgtctccctcccaccctccctatcccacccctccaggcggtcacaaagcaccaagctgatctccctgtgctatgcggctgcttcccactagctatctaccttacatttggtagtgtatataagtccatgcctctctctcgctttgtcactgcttaccctgccccctccccatatcctcaagtccattctctagtaggtctgtgtctttattcctgtcttacccctaggttcttcatgacatttttttttcttagatcccatatatatgtgttagcatacggtatttgtttttctctttctgacctacttcactctgtatgacagactctaggtccatttcTGTGCAGCTCTTTACACTTAGGGAGCATTTATTAGATATTATCTGATTgagttttacaaataaaaaacctaCCTTATGAAATCACAgttactttgaaaatataattttgcaaAGAGCATAAATTAGCTTGAAAACAGACAGGACCATAAGGGACAGGCAAGTCTGGGATGGTGAAAGCAGAAGTTTGTACTCTCCAGAAAGGAAAGAACTAGctaaaggggagggaaggaggagccaGGGGTGGAGTGAGTCAGAGCAGAAAGGAGCGCTCATTACTCTGAAAGCTGCCTCGCGGTCACCAGCTCATACGTCTCACGGCCAAAGCAGAACCAGAAAATTACCCCCACAATCCTTGCCATTTTACACAGCTGGGCCTTATATATTCTATCTCCTCCAGTCAGAATATCTTCACTCATCCCACCCTTCAAAAAGAAACTATACTTTTCTTCAAGACTGTTCTCAGATGTGACCTCGCCGCGGAAGCCCTCACTGGCCCCTCCGTCTGTTGTGCCTACGCCCACAAATGCTTTCCCCTTCACAACCTAAGCCCTCTCAACGTATCTATGCATATTTGTAACTGTTCATAAGTCTGCTTCTCCCAATACACCGTGACCTATCTGaaggtaaaaacaaaatgttatatactagatgcctggtacatagtgagAGCTTAACAATTAAGTGCTAAAAGAATGAAGACTGCAGCAGTCTGCAGCGGTAAATCAGCAGTCACATTCTGTTGCCACGATTGTTATgttgggagaggaagaaaggggaaaaaaggcaaatgctctctcagaagcaaaaaaaaaaaaaaaaaaaaaaaatcacaagaaaaaaatgaagagctgggaaataaaaactaagattCCCTAAGCCCAACAGAGCtcaaaggaaagcagaagagcTAATAGGAAGTAGAAGGAAGGCAGCAGATAGGCCCAGAAGCTGAGGCCAATCCTGTTCCtaaggggggcaggggaggggagaagaagcCTGGAGAAATGGTTTCCCAGCCCCAAGGCAACGAAACTGAAGACTCAGAATGGTGTCCTTACATAGAAATGCTGAAGAATGTGCTAAGATTTGGGGGGAGGTGGAATTGCCAGGGCAGGTAGCACTGTAGACGTTCTCTCCCCTCATGTTTACTACCCAAGACTTAAAATAAGGTCTCTTCAGAAGGCCTGAAAGCTGACTACAATCCTGGGGATAATGAGAGGGGAAGATGTGCTTTATGAAGTGTGACTTTTGAAGAGGCCTTTCAGATTGGAGGTGGTGGGGTTGGGATGGGGTAGGGAGGCAATGCTTTCACCTTAGAAAGCACTTTTCATTCCAAAATGCAGAGGACTCGACCAGAAACAAGGTGTTCAGAGTAATCTCTGTCCTCtagggcagggagaggagtaaAGCTGGCACCCAATCTGCTAAACCAGTTGAGGGAACAAACTAGAAGGTGGGCAGAAATCCTATTCAGGGTAAAAGAGTTTGTATTTGGCTGGTACCCTCCACTGTCTCTCTCAGGAACTGCATGTGATACAAGAGTCAAGACTCACAGAGGCCAGGTGTGCAGGATTACTGAGTGAAGCTGGCCTGTGTGAccagaaaagagggaggaaaagaggagaggacacatCCTGTCCCCCCACAGACTGCTACTCACAACCACTACTCAGCTTCAGATGATTATTTCTAGCAGGAATATGGACTCTTGGTTGCCAGATCTTTCCATGTTTATGAGAGGCAGAAATCCAGATTTACTATACAATCTCTCAATATTGAAAGGTAGACAGACGATAATCTACCTTTGAGCCTACATTGTGCAGGCCAAACAATACATTTCTGAAGCCTGAATCTGAGTCATGGGTCATTAATTTGTAACTCTGGTTGATTTAGAAGGAGAAGTAGATACTCAAGGAGCCCTCGATGGTTCAGAGGGTGGAATTCACTCAATACGATCCAAGCTTCGCCTTCATCCCATTGTTACCTAGCCTTGAATGTGACTCTGATTCCTTCATGGTCCTCTCTACACCGAATCTATTCTTCCATTGACATCTTCTAGAAAAAAGAACATCTAAACTTCTTAGAGTAGAGAATCAACCTGTTCACTCTATAGGGCATTAAGTTAAGGGCTGTTATTCGTTGTCAGTCTGAAATAAAAGCAGACAAACATTAACATTTGGTGTATTCAGTTGGTGCCTGGAGAGGAAAGACATATTTTCTGAGATCCcattaaaaagtataaagattTGCCCATGGGCtacttcagagaaataaaaatcaagccGAAGTACACTTTCCTAAAAAAGATCGTTTATAAAGTTTTGTTTCAGAGGCGGTTACCAGAGTGGCCCTGGTTTAGATTTCCACCTAGAGGTAAATTGACACAAAACATTGCTGGGTGCTACGTGTTGGTTGGCAGTCCACAGGGTGGGTGAAGAGGGGAGAGGCGTCCAGAGCAGTTAGAGAGATCCTAGTAAGTGACGCAGAGCCAGAGGCGAAAAACAAAGTCCACAGATCATATGTGGGTTTAAATTGATGTTCTTAGCTccaacaggtttttaaaaaataatcttcataAGCCTCAGAAGATTGCAGCTGAAATGGTTTAAAATCCATTTCAACTCATTTTCCATTCATATAATATGAGAGGAGGGAGTCAATTTCACTGGTTCACTGGAGAAATAGTCTAAGGGTTTCCCTAGTAGGGAAAGAAGTTGATTTCAGCTCAGTCACATATCTCAAGCTTCAAGGGCTGTGTCTGGACTGAGAAGGATCTGCCGCCCCCAAGTCCTATCAAACAGGGAGTGTAAATATATTTCAGGGCTGCCTCGGGTACTGGAGTTGCTGTAGAACTTAGACTATAAACAACTATAAGACCAGCTGCCTCTGGACCCCTTGCTGGTGATTTCAGCCTTCCAGATTAGAACTGTATCACTAGCACATTTAAAAGTAAATCCTTCAAGGGGAGAAGATTATGAATCAGTGAGGACTGACTGGCATTTGCcattgtgagtgtgtgtgtttgcgcgtgtgtgggaggggggcggggggagacagAGAGCGAGCATGTTCTCATTAGGGGACGATCTACGATTTGACAGGctctctgctgctgcttctgctgctgcttctgctgcggCTGTATGGTCTGTCATCAGTTGGAAAGGCTGCAAGGGTTTAGAAGAACCGCAGTTCTGAAGACAGAGCACTGCTAAGTAGTCTCCCTGTCAAACAAAGTAGACGAGGTTTTCTGCAGCGTTGGAAACTCACGCTTAATACTGCCTCATCTACCTGGGAAAGCAGGCAACGCTACAGAGGAAAAGGTAAGAGAAGAAATTGTTCTCTGTTGGGTCTGCAGGGCAGAGGGCATGGGGAGAGGTAGGTTCAGAGGCTTGCTATTTTGTAGCAAAGGGATCTCACCCTTTGAGAGCAGAGGAGGCAGATGCTAATTTTCTGTCAAGCTTGATCATTGAGCCTCTTGGCTTTTTCCCCCCTcgtatctttttcttctccattgtACTTTTCCCAAGCATCTGAGAGatgtctttgtatttatttttcaggtagcagatattgtttctttttttttttccattgagcaCTCTTTCAAAACAAGGAGcattttctgtgtctcttttcttGAGCATTTTtctccattaagaaaaaaaccgGTCCCTCTTATGGTAAGGTAGTCAAAACAGTTGTTCCATCCTACACTAGAGTTGCAATAAAAGGAGTTTCGGGGAGTACATATGAGCCCTATTACTGCGGAAAAATGGGAGGTGAAAGGAGAGGAGAATTACCTGTAAGTGACTGTGACTTGATCAGAATTGGTGATGCTGTGAATGAATATGAATTGTAATTCTTCACAGGGGGAGAGAACCACTGTGATAAAGGCAGGGCACTAGCAAGAAGATGTGTTGAGAAGTGTTTCAGAGAAACCTCAAGCCACTAAAGATGGAAAACGAGACAGTAAGTGAACTGAACCAAACCCAGCTTCAGCCTCGAGCCGTGGTGGCCCTAGAATACCAAGTGGTCACCATCTTACTTGTGCTCATTATTTGTGGTCTGGGCATCGTGGGCAACATCATGGTAGTCCTGGTGGTCATGAGAACCAAGCACATGAGGACGCCCACAAACTGCTACCTGGTGAGTCTAGCAGTAGCTGATCTCATGGTCCTGGTGGCTGCAGGCCTCCCCAACATAACGGACAGTATCTATGGTTCCTGGGTTTATGGCTACGTTGGATGCCTCTGCATCACTTACCTCCAGTACTTGGGCATTAATGCATCCTCTTGTTCAATCACAGCATTTACCATTGAGAGGTACATAGCAATCTGTCACCCCATCAAAGCCCAGTTTCTCTGCACATTTTCCAGAGCCAAAAAGATCATCATCTTTGTCTGGGCTTTCACATCCATTTACTGTATGCTGTGGTTCTTCTTGCTGGATCTCAATATTAGCACCTATAAAGATGCTATTGTGGTGTCCTGTGGCTACAAGATCTCCAGGAATTACTACTCACCTATTTACCTAATGGACTTTGGTGTCTTTTATGTTGTTCCAATGATCCTGGCCACTGTCCTCTATGGATTCATAGCT
The sequence above is drawn from the Tursiops truncatus isolate mTurTru1 chromosome 17, mTurTru1.mat.Y, whole genome shotgun sequence genome and encodes:
- the TRHR gene encoding thyrotropin-releasing hormone receptor codes for the protein MENETVSELNQTQLQPRAVVALEYQVVTILLVLIICGLGIVGNIMVVLVVMRTKHMRTPTNCYLVSLAVADLMVLVAAGLPNITDSIYGSWVYGYVGCLCITYLQYLGINASSCSITAFTIERYIAICHPIKAQFLCTFSRAKKIIIFVWAFTSIYCMLWFFLLDLNISTYKDAIVVSCGYKISRNYYSPIYLMDFGVFYVVPMILATVLYGFIARILFLNPIPSDPKENSKTWKNDSTHQTKNLNSKTSSRYFNSTVSSRKQVTKMLAVVVILFALLWMPYRTLVVVNSFLSSPFQENWFLLFCRICIYLNSAINPVIYNLMSQKFRAAFRKLCNCKQKPVEKPANYSVALNYSVIKESDHFSTELDDITVTDTYLSATKVSFDDTCLASEITISQS